A DNA window from Anaerolineales bacterium contains the following coding sequences:
- a CDS encoding site-specific DNA-methyltransferase, which translates to MPRLTEQERQDILRYLEADKPLPDKYRFLLFDEKREVELVWNGKTSEVCNIVLPFQVIEQVDEPRAEKPADTALQMGLFDTRGRQLSGWTNKLIWGENKLILSSLKNGPLREEIEKQGGLKLIYIDPPFDVGADFSMDIEIGDETFTKKPNILEEIAYRDTWGQGADSFIAMIYERMVLMRDLLAENGSIYLHCDWRVNGYVRLVMDEVFGRPYLVNDLIWHYRTFQGQTHAYFAKKHDNLLLFRKGSEYTYHEIFDTEVDDTIDFKRWNAYLDEKFCITGANMPVQDSRFMRYLNKWKKKNGRNPGPNDIVFQVQGLKWTPSFGQKRDPH; encoded by the coding sequence ATGCCACGACTCACCGAACAGGAACGACAGGACATCCTCCGCTACCTCGAAGCCGATAAGCCCCTTCCGGATAAATACCGCTTCCTGCTGTTCGATGAAAAGCGCGAAGTTGAGCTGGTTTGGAACGGTAAAACTAGCGAGGTCTGCAATATTGTCTTACCCTTCCAGGTCATTGAGCAGGTGGACGAACCGCGCGCTGAAAAACCGGCGGATACGGCTTTGCAAATGGGGCTTTTTGATACCCGCGGCCGCCAGCTCAGTGGGTGGACGAACAAGCTCATCTGGGGCGAGAACAAGCTAATCCTCTCCTCACTGAAAAACGGCCCGCTACGTGAAGAAATTGAAAAGCAAGGCGGGTTGAAGCTTATTTACATCGATCCGCCCTTCGATGTGGGCGCGGATTTCTCGATGGATATTGAAATAGGCGATGAGACCTTCACAAAGAAGCCCAACATCCTCGAGGAGATCGCCTACCGTGACACCTGGGGCCAGGGCGCGGATTCTTTCATCGCCATGATTTACGAGCGAATGGTCCTGATGCGGGACTTGCTGGCGGAAAACGGAAGTATTTATTTACATTGTGATTGGAGGGTAAACGGATATGTCCGGCTGGTTATGGATGAAGTATTTGGTCGCCCTTATTTGGTAAATGATTTAATTTGGCATTATCGAACTTTTCAGGGGCAGACACATGCTTACTTTGCAAAGAAACATGACAATCTATTATTGTTTCGAAAGGGCTCTGAATATACATACCACGAGATTTTTGATACTGAAGTTGATGATACGATCGATTTCAAGAGATGGAATGCATATCTTGATGAGAAATTTTGCATTACTGGAGCTAATATGCCGGTTCAAGATAGCCGGTTCATGCGATATTTGAATAAGTGGAAGAAAAAGAACGGACGCAACCCAGGACCTAACGACATAGTATTTCAGGTTCAAGGACTTAAGTGGACCCCATCATTCGGACAAAAAAGAGACCCCCATTAA